taaaaaatattaataaatttgccaattttgtattcgtagcaaacattaatataataaagttttagatacggagcacaaactacaatgttatattaatcgtgttttgaacacaatatatatatatatatatatatatatatatataatcaatattcaaagacaactacatacacataaatgtattataatctaaagtgttgggcccgtgcgcagcacgggcataggccgtctagtatatatatatatatatatatatgaaggttTTATTTGTATGGAGTAGCTGGCCTTTTGCGAGCATCACCTCATGCTGAGACGCTCAACATAGACATCGCGACTACACCTCATGATAATTCCCGCTGCCACTTTGAGTTAAGATATTTGGCCAAAGGAGATAATACTGATTTGCAGAGTTGGATTTCAAGCTTCTATTTTCCAGACATCCGATAAGCAGATACAGGACAATATACTAtccaaattttcaaaatcattAGAGAAGCATCATATTTCCTTCAAAAGTTAAATACGCTATATTTAATTCCATTAACCAATCTTTGTTCAATACATCAACCCCAAAACGTGAATGAAAATCAGTCCAAAAGACTAATATTCAATCTTATTGACATATAATACTATATCTTCATAACatgtaagaacatcatcaaatgGTATGTTTCAAGAAACAACCACGAGTAAATGTTTCAAGAAACAACCACGAGTCCACGAGTAATTGGTTTATACTTTTAGTTATTATCCCACCAAAACTGTTCTTGAAGATGAtcaattgttttcttgccaactTGGAATGCTTTAGCAAGGACAACATCATTAATTGGCGGATCTGAGCCAAATACTGTGTTTACAATAGTGATAGCTCCTGGATTTTGGCTGCTGAGACCAGCAAATGCAATAGCATTAGTCTTTCCCACATTAAGTTGAAAATGGATAAGACCCTGAGGAAAAACAAAGACATCGCCAGGATTCAAAATCTTGGTGAGTAACTTGTTCTTCATATTTGGGCCAGGGTTAGAAAGGACGAAACCAACATAGAGTCTTCCCTTAAGAACAACAAGAACCTCAGTTCCTCTAGGATGTGTATGAGGCGGATTAAGACCACGTCGTGCAAAATCAACACGAGCTAAAGAAATGCCAAGAGTGTTTAGTCCAGGCAAATTGTTCACGTTCACAGCTGTTACAACTGATCCAAATTGATTTGATGTATTTCCAGGAACGTTTAAGCCTGGTCTGAAGAAGTCATCAGCAGTGACAAGTTTCGGATCCTTGCAAATTTTTCCATTGACGAAAACTGTAATATTGCGGtataattgttacaccccgtacttcgaagaaacactgttaaatttgaatgtaagaatgtcgagttacgactagttaaaacaactttggagtatgaggaatgaggcattattaagtatattgtttaaataatggatgattatgatcttgtaagtcgtcatcgggaaagagtattttaaaacacaagaatatggtcattatcatgtataataagtgataaatatcatgtatggagggtttcggaatatttcgagatcgagcaagttgaagaaaataagttcgacgaaaatttgagaaatgctggacaaatttttagtcaactttggaggggtatatctctatgcatatttggagttttaaggcgtttcaaaagcctaaaatgaagttcgtcaagtctagtttatgattcaacaaaccactcatcgataggacgtcggagtagagaattataga
The sequence above is a segment of the Lycium barbarum isolate Lr01 chromosome 6, ASM1917538v2, whole genome shotgun sequence genome. Coding sequences within it:
- the LOC132644579 gene encoding germin-like protein subfamily 1 member 7, with the protein product MALALKFFVINIAIMPLASSPSTASDPSPLQDFCVAVNDSKATVFVNGKICKDPKLVTADDFFRPGLNVPGNTSNQFGSVVTAVNVNNLPGLNTLGISLARVDFARRGLNPPHTHPRGTEGLIHFQLNVGKTNAIAFAGLSSQNPGAITIVNTVFGSDPPINDVVLAKAFQVGKKTIDHLQEQFWWDNN